DNA from Triticum aestivum cultivar Chinese Spring chromosome 7D, IWGSC CS RefSeq v2.1, whole genome shotgun sequence:
CCGGACTGCAAAGTTTTCCTGGTGATGTCGTCCACTCCTCAAGCTACAAGTCAGGCAAGAGCTACTCTGGCATGAACGTATTGGTCATTGGATCTGGCAACTCTGGAATGGAAATTGCTTATGACCTTGCGGCCCATGGTGCCAATACTTCAATTGTTATACGAAGCCCGGTATGCACAGGCACTgtatattatttttattattattttgaccTGGAAACACTAGGGGATTACCCACACCCACCCTATGGGCACTATATATTTTCAGCGGGTCGAGGGCAATTTCTTATTATAGTCACCACTAGAAGGGATGCAATTTTACAGAGTTATTACTACCAGAAAGTATTTCATAGTATAGAGCGATAGACTATTTTATAACATGCAGAAACAACTAAACAATTAGACGAACTACAAGACCGAAAAATAACTCTTGAAAGAAGATGGTTCTATGAAATTTTATTTTATCGTGCAGACTTCAAAAGAGATGTGACATGTTTTATGGTTGCAGATTCACATTATGACAAAGGAATTAATTAGGTTGGGGATGACACTTGCTCGCCATCTTCCACTGAATCTAGTGGATAACCTCATTGTGATGGCTGCGAATTTAAAATTTGGAGACCTATCGAAGCATGGCATCCGAAGGCCAAAAATGGGTCCAATGATCCTCAAGTCAAAAACCGGCCGATCTGCTGTTATTGATGTTGGCACTGTTGGGTTAATCAAAAAAGGTATCATCAAAGTAAGTATATCCTTGACATGACATAAATTTCATAGCAGATGTTGTCTTCATATGCCAAGTTATCAATATTCTATCCATCTCCTACAGGTACATGGGAGCATTAGTAAGATCATGGGCGATATAGTTGAATTTCAGTGCAGTAAAGAAATATCATTTGATGCGATTGTGTTTGCAACTGGATACAAAAGCACAACAAATATATGGCTCACGGTAACAACATCGACATTTGAATATGTGTGAGTTTGTTTTCTTTGTGCAACAATGGTTAAATCTGCTAACAAGCTCTATGTTATTTTTTATCCCAGAATGGTGAGAGGATGTTAAATGAAAATGGACTGCCTATCAAAGAATATCCGAATCATTGGAAAGGTGAAAATGGGCTCTATTGTGTTGGGTTAGCAAGGAGAGGATTGGCTGGTATTGCAGCAGATGCCAAGAATATCGCCGGTGACATCAAGTCAGTGATATGCACTATGTCCGGCTAAATTATCAAACCGGTGAATGCGTCTTCGACAACGCGATGCCTTCCATCGCTGGGCTCCTCGACAAGATCATGGATGAGATCCGATGTTGGGCTAAGGCAGGGGCACTAGGCCTGCGGATTGTTCTGCCCCGATCCTGGAATGTTCACTGAGGTGTATGATGTAATGTAAAACTAATTAACCTCCTAGGAGGACTGTAACTTTTCCCATCTTTTCAATGCAATGAAACGCAAAGGCCTTTTGCGTTTTCTCGATTTATTTTTATCTTTTACGTGTAGTT
Protein-coding regions in this window:
- the LOC123164093 gene encoding probable indole-3-pyruvate monooxygenase YUCCA10, with the protein product MENVVVLIVGAGPAGLATAACLSQFSIPYVIVERESCSASLWRNHAYNRLKLHLAKEFCELPHMSYPVDAPTYIPKTLFVKYLDDYVERFNIQPKYLTSVESSTYDNDQQCWSIVAHDMAKSTIVRFSAKFLVVASGENSAENIPMIPGLQSFPGDVVHSSSYKSGKSYSGMNVLVIGSGNSGMEIAYDLAAHGANTSIVIRSPIHIMTKELIRLGMTLARHLPLNLVDNLIVMAANLKFGDLSKHGIRRPKMGPMILKSKTGRSAVIDVGTVGLIKKGIIKVHGSISKIMGDIVEFQCSKEISFDAIVFATGYKSTTNIWLTNGERMLNENGLPIKEYPNHWKGENGLYCVGLARRGLAGIAADAKNIAGDIKSVICTMSG